One window of Nonomuraea muscovyensis genomic DNA carries:
- a CDS encoding carbohydrate ABC transporter permease has product MTRDARGLRRALLHLVLVVLAALYLSPLVYMVSTSFKTRESAGSTEPAWIPDPVTTGAYRDILGSADSPVITWFANSLVAATGHAALVLVTAAPAAYALARLRFRGRGVIFTAIVATLFVPPVVLLIPNFLIVNELSWVDSLPAVIVPAAAGAFGVFFLRQFFLTLPAELEEAAELDGCDRWRIFVAIALPLARPALVTLFLLSFLTNWNDFLWPLYVLLSPESLTLPAGLGNFQSANSIRYDLLMAGAVIASLPVIALYLIAQRWVIEGISRSGLKG; this is encoded by the coding sequence GTGACCCGGGACGCGCGCGGCCTGCGGCGGGCCCTGCTCCACCTGGTCCTCGTCGTGCTGGCGGCGCTCTATCTCAGCCCGCTGGTGTACATGGTCTCCACCTCGTTCAAGACTCGGGAGAGCGCCGGGTCGACCGAGCCGGCGTGGATTCCCGACCCGGTCACCACCGGCGCCTACCGCGACATCCTCGGCAGCGCCGACAGCCCCGTCATCACGTGGTTCGCCAACAGCCTCGTCGCGGCCACCGGGCACGCCGCCCTGGTCCTGGTCACGGCGGCGCCCGCCGCCTACGCGCTGGCCCGGCTCCGGTTCCGGGGACGCGGCGTGATCTTCACGGCGATCGTGGCGACGTTGTTCGTGCCGCCGGTCGTGCTGCTGATCCCCAACTTCCTGATCGTCAACGAGCTGTCCTGGGTGGACAGCCTGCCCGCCGTGATCGTCCCCGCGGCGGCGGGCGCGTTCGGGGTGTTCTTCCTGCGGCAGTTCTTCCTGACCCTGCCGGCCGAGCTGGAGGAGGCGGCCGAGCTGGACGGGTGCGACCGGTGGCGGATCTTCGTGGCCATCGCGCTCCCGCTGGCCCGGCCGGCCCTGGTGACCCTGTTCCTGCTGTCGTTCCTGACGAACTGGAACGACTTCCTGTGGCCGCTCTACGTGCTGCTCAGCCCCGAGTCGCTCACCCTGCCGGCGGGCCTCGGCAACTTCCAGAGCGCCAACAGCATCCGTTACGACCTGCTGATGGCCGGCGCGGTGATCGCCAGCCTGCCGGTGATCGCCCTCTACCTGATCGCCCAGCGCTGGGTGATCGAGGGGATCTCCCGCTCGGGTCTGAAGGGTTGA
- a CDS encoding adenylate/guanylate cyclase domain-containing protein, with product MTHEDSDGLAEAFLREPRRYTSHQVAHMAGVPVYRARRFWRALGFPNVADDAVEFTDSDVEALKTLVGMVSDGVYDEEHMLLTARSLGRATARLAESQAQLGAETLDQAGVPLSERSKAWRRRADRVVPPLARLLVYSWQRQLAAAAGRMADQDHAAVRLAVGFADLVGFTRLSRQITERELAELVDHFEGRSADVVTSSGGRVVKTLGDSVLFVSGKAHETAEIGLRLIETHAKVRNMPQLRVGMAAGPVIWRMGDVFGTTVNLASRLTALANPGTILADPEMAEELEGDRAFELRPVNRLSVRGLGELAPFTITRAGRATT from the coding sequence ATGACGCACGAGGACTCTGACGGGCTTGCCGAGGCGTTCCTGCGTGAGCCCCGTCGCTACACCAGCCACCAGGTCGCCCACATGGCCGGGGTGCCGGTCTACCGTGCGCGCCGGTTCTGGCGGGCGCTGGGGTTCCCGAACGTCGCCGACGACGCGGTCGAGTTCACCGACTCCGACGTCGAGGCGCTCAAGACGCTCGTCGGCATGGTCAGCGACGGCGTCTACGACGAGGAGCACATGCTGCTCACGGCGCGTTCGCTGGGCAGGGCGACGGCGCGGCTGGCCGAGTCGCAGGCGCAGCTCGGCGCCGAGACGCTCGACCAGGCGGGCGTGCCGCTGTCGGAGCGGTCCAAGGCGTGGCGCAGGCGGGCCGACCGGGTCGTCCCGCCGCTCGCGCGGCTGCTCGTCTACTCCTGGCAGCGGCAGCTCGCCGCCGCGGCGGGCCGCATGGCCGACCAGGACCACGCCGCGGTACGGCTCGCGGTGGGGTTCGCCGACCTGGTCGGGTTCACCCGGCTGAGCAGGCAGATCACCGAGCGGGAGCTCGCCGAGCTGGTCGACCACTTCGAGGGCCGCTCGGCCGACGTCGTCACCTCGTCCGGGGGGCGGGTGGTCAAGACGCTCGGCGACTCGGTGCTGTTCGTCTCCGGCAAGGCACACGAGACGGCCGAGATCGGGCTGCGGCTCATCGAGACGCACGCCAAGGTGCGGAACATGCCGCAACTGCGGGTGGGCATGGCCGCCGGGCCGGTGATCTGGCGGATGGGCGACGTGTTCGGCACCACGGTGAACCTCGCCAGCCGCCTGACGGCGCTCGCCAACCCGGGCACGATCCTCGCCGACCCGGAGATGGCCGAGGAGCTGGAGGGTGACCGGGCGTTCGAGCTGCGGCCGGTCAACCGCCTCTCGGTGCGCGGCCTGGGCGAGCTGGCCCCGTTCACGATCACCCGGGCCGGCCGCGCCACCACCTGA
- the arfA gene encoding arabinosylfuranosidase ArfA, with amino-acid sequence MATTARLTLDPSFRIGPVEPRLFGSFVEHMGRCVYTGIHEPGHPLADADGLRTDVLRLVRELGVTVVRYPGGNFVSNYRWEDGVGPVGDRPARLDLAWRSLEDNRFGLNEFMAWAAKAGVEPMMALNLGTRGVAEALDLVEYTNHPGGTRMSDLRRAHGVDKPHDVRLWCLGNELDGPWQMGHKTAAEYGRLAAETARALKRFDPNLSLVACGSSNSGMPTFAAWEAEVLEAAYDLVDYISLHAYYDPSDGDVDSFLASGADMDHMIRSIAATADHVGAKLRSGRRLKLSFDEWNVWYQSRFHGESSLEWSEHPRLIEDTYDVTDAVVVGSLLITLLRNADRVGVACLAQLANVIAPIRTEPGGPAWRQSIFHPFALTARHARGEVLRVEPDCATIPTAKYGEAPALWATATHDAATGEISLFVVNRDRHGPCALEIALPAGLRPVEHLELADDDLSAANTADAPDRVVPRAGTGLSQAERRVTLTLPPVSWSIVRFAPSVP; translated from the coding sequence TTGGCGACCACCGCTCGTCTCACCCTGGATCCCTCCTTCCGTATCGGGCCCGTCGAACCCCGGCTCTTCGGGTCGTTCGTCGAGCACATGGGCCGGTGCGTGTACACCGGCATCCACGAACCGGGTCACCCCCTGGCCGACGCCGACGGGCTGCGCACCGACGTGCTGCGGCTGGTCCGCGAGCTGGGGGTGACGGTCGTCCGCTATCCCGGGGGGAACTTCGTCTCCAACTACCGCTGGGAGGACGGCGTCGGCCCGGTCGGGGACCGGCCCGCGCGGCTGGACCTCGCCTGGCGCAGTCTGGAGGACAACCGGTTCGGCCTGAACGAGTTCATGGCCTGGGCCGCGAAGGCCGGCGTGGAGCCGATGATGGCGCTCAACCTGGGCACGCGCGGCGTGGCAGAGGCGCTGGACCTCGTGGAGTACACCAACCACCCGGGCGGCACCCGCATGTCCGACCTGCGGCGGGCGCACGGCGTGGACAAGCCGCACGACGTCCGGCTCTGGTGCCTGGGCAACGAGCTCGACGGCCCCTGGCAGATGGGGCACAAGACCGCGGCCGAGTACGGCCGGCTCGCCGCCGAGACGGCGCGGGCGCTCAAGCGCTTCGACCCGAACCTGTCCCTGGTGGCCTGCGGCAGCTCCAACAGCGGCATGCCGACGTTCGCCGCCTGGGAGGCCGAGGTGCTGGAGGCCGCCTACGACCTGGTCGACTACATCTCGCTGCACGCCTACTACGACCCCTCCGACGGCGACGTCGACTCGTTCCTGGCCAGCGGCGCCGACATGGACCACATGATCCGCTCGATCGCCGCCACCGCCGACCACGTGGGCGCGAAGCTGCGCAGCGGCAGGCGGCTCAAGCTCTCCTTCGACGAGTGGAACGTCTGGTACCAGAGCCGGTTCCACGGCGAGTCCTCCCTGGAGTGGAGCGAGCACCCCCGGCTGATCGAGGACACCTACGACGTCACCGATGCCGTGGTGGTCGGCAGCCTGCTCATCACGCTGCTGCGCAACGCCGACCGGGTCGGCGTCGCCTGCCTGGCCCAGCTCGCCAACGTGATCGCGCCCATCCGGACCGAGCCGGGCGGGCCCGCGTGGCGGCAGAGCATCTTCCACCCGTTCGCGCTGACCGCCCGGCACGCCCGCGGAGAGGTGCTGCGGGTCGAGCCCGACTGCGCGACGATCCCGACCGCCAAGTACGGCGAGGCGCCCGCGCTCTGGGCGACGGCCACCCACGACGCGGCGACCGGGGAGATCTCGCTGTTCGTCGTCAACCGCGACCGGCACGGCCCGTGCGCGCTGGAGATCGCCCTGCCCGCCGGGCTGCGCCCGGTGGAGCACCTGGAACTGGCCGACGACGACCTGTCGGCCGCCAACACCGCCGACGCCCCCGACCGCGTCGTCCCCCGGGCCGGAACCGGGCTCAGCCAGGCGGAACGCCGGGTCACCCTGACGCTTCCACCCGTTTCTTGGAGTATTGTCCGCTTCGCTCCCAGCGTCCCGTAG
- a CDS encoding ABC transporter substrate-binding protein, translating to MSTSLSRRSFLGLSGAVGLTAALTACGGGTKIGAGSSAPASAAPTFSGGEYTGPKVTLDYWNGFTGGDGPHMRAMLEAFNKEFAGRIEVRNVTRRWEDLYPAMPTAIAAGKGPDVAVIHNDWVGTFAARRTLLPLDDVVSALSLSESDFIPAVWNAGVYQGKRYSVPLDVHSLGDYWNRSHLEKIGLSEAPADRAGYEDALAQLKKAGIAHPFWMPNKWPAHLMFMSLLWQHGGELYSDDGTRALWGSEPGVRALSWMVGQIDKGFSPAQVAQDSQYAAFKNDKVSFTWDGIWQINDLKTNARSLQWGLGPIPNIGGSAAVWSSSHNFVMTSQAGKDPHKVQAAKFFVDHMGRLSTEWARAGMIPARNSARQDPSVADLPQIRLAADLDAFHFLPPLPGVGDVQSKALELAVAKAVLKQASPSEALKEGVATADKLLAENKRKYGQ from the coding sequence ATGAGCACTTCCCTTTCCCGCCGCTCCTTCCTCGGCCTGTCCGGCGCCGTGGGACTGACCGCCGCCCTGACCGCCTGCGGGGGCGGCACCAAGATCGGCGCCGGGTCGTCCGCACCGGCCTCGGCCGCGCCGACCTTCTCCGGCGGGGAGTACACCGGTCCCAAGGTCACGCTGGACTACTGGAACGGGTTCACCGGCGGCGACGGCCCGCACATGCGGGCGATGCTGGAGGCGTTCAACAAGGAGTTCGCCGGGCGCATCGAGGTCCGCAACGTCACCCGGCGCTGGGAGGACCTCTACCCCGCCATGCCGACGGCCATCGCCGCCGGCAAGGGCCCCGACGTGGCGGTCATCCACAACGACTGGGTGGGCACCTTCGCCGCCCGGCGGACGCTGCTGCCGCTGGACGACGTCGTGTCGGCGCTCTCCCTGAGCGAGTCGGACTTCATCCCCGCCGTCTGGAACGCCGGCGTCTACCAGGGCAAGCGCTACAGCGTGCCGCTCGACGTGCACAGCCTCGGCGACTACTGGAACCGGTCCCACCTGGAGAAGATCGGGCTGAGCGAGGCCCCCGCCGACCGGGCCGGGTACGAGGACGCGCTCGCGCAGCTGAAGAAGGCCGGGATCGCCCACCCGTTCTGGATGCCGAACAAGTGGCCCGCCCACCTGATGTTCATGAGCCTGCTCTGGCAGCACGGCGGGGAGCTCTACAGCGACGACGGCACGCGGGCCCTGTGGGGGTCCGAGCCGGGCGTGCGAGCGCTGAGCTGGATGGTCGGGCAGATCGACAAGGGCTTCAGCCCCGCGCAGGTCGCCCAGGACAGCCAGTACGCCGCCTTCAAGAACGACAAGGTCAGCTTCACCTGGGACGGCATCTGGCAGATCAACGACCTGAAGACGAACGCCAGATCGCTGCAGTGGGGCCTCGGCCCGATCCCGAACATCGGCGGCTCGGCGGCGGTGTGGAGCTCCTCCCACAACTTCGTGATGACCTCCCAGGCCGGCAAGGATCCGCACAAGGTCCAGGCGGCCAAGTTCTTCGTCGACCACATGGGCCGCCTGTCCACCGAGTGGGCCAGGGCCGGCATGATCCCGGCCCGCAACTCCGCCCGGCAGGACCCCTCGGTCGCCGACCTGCCGCAGATCAGACTGGCCGCCGACCTGGACGCCTTCCACTTCCTGCCGCCGCTGCCGGGCGTCGGCGACGTGCAGTCCAAGGCCCTGGAGCTGGCGGTGGCCAAGGCCGTGCTGAAGCAGGCGTCCCCGAGCGAGGCGCTGAAGGAGGGCGTCGCGACGGCGGACAAGCTGCTCGCCGAGAACAAGCGGAAGTACGGACAGTGA
- a CDS encoding AfsR/SARP family transcriptional regulator — protein sequence MGMRFGLLGAFEVTRDGVPVAVPAVKQRIALATLLLRANQHVSFDQLAERMWDGREAPDDARAAVQTHIARLRRTLLDRGARPRLIHTREEGYSIELATDDLDVTAFLDLVGRAERAGRAGDVTAEESLLRRALALWRGPALVDVPSDALHRDHVPALDERRARALERRFDLGLRAGLHDELVVELKDATAAHPLRERLWAQLMLALHRSGRQAEALQSYRAVSRLLREELGVDPGEELLRLYREILAGAPGPSPSPSPSLSPEGPTSPSAAATPADPTRPDTAASPAGPARPDTAAPPGPGPRPRQLPAGIAPFTGRLAQLAALDELLSEAGGGAPRPVVIDGTGGVGKTALAVHWSRLVQDRFPDGQLYLDLRGFGPGAPLDPAAALETLLRALDVPAERIPAEPDARSALWRSELAGRRLLILLDNARDEASVRPLLPGGRSLVLITSRNQLRGLAAREGAHRVTVGVFSPEETHALLSSVLDADRLRADPRAEAELGELCARLPLALRIAAANLGADPHLSLADYVTELREGNRLCALEAGDDQAAAMRATFELSYTALPERGRRLFRLLGLVPGGSFTPGATAALAGCPTAEARQELTRLAASHLIHADGPGRYCFHDLLRLYAADRAAADEEPVELRRARRRLQDWYLRSATAAARLLHPHWVRLPPAPPEPGVTPVAFGGEESAAAWLDAEHANLVAMIRDVRAHGPGEPAWRLTDALRGHFWMSRRMDDWLGCAAVALSAARAEGDPAAQAVIQLSLANAHMHQDRLEQATALYTRALSLTEEARWLDCRASALGGLALARLRLGYPRQAVEPLEEALALSRRTGNARGQEAYLNNLAHTHRQLGRLEQALDHLRPILDAATDNPVIACNVGEVCHSLGRLGEAAGHLTRGVSLSRQSGDRAMEAECLIVLAAVHHDLGHDAEALLLGGEALAMSRDLGDRILQAGALNVLGAVHHGHGRHREALEVHQQALQATKQGGNRYPEVVSLIGLAGAARALGRLEDAAAHAERARATASDRSFRMLEGLALTAVAQTWLARGAASEAAAQARLAVAAHRESGHRLGEARALRVLCDALCEEEGVAAAVPYRRTALLLFSEIGSREAGSPTPATASGGHPAGQVCDLESLCGE from the coding sequence ATGGGGATGCGCTTCGGTCTACTGGGGGCCTTCGAGGTGACGCGGGACGGCGTGCCGGTGGCTGTCCCGGCGGTCAAACAGCGGATCGCGCTGGCCACCTTGCTGCTGCGGGCCAACCAGCACGTCTCGTTCGATCAGCTCGCCGAGCGCATGTGGGACGGCCGGGAGGCTCCCGACGACGCGCGGGCAGCGGTCCAGACGCACATCGCGAGGTTGCGGCGGACGCTGCTCGACCGCGGCGCCCGCCCACGGCTGATCCACACGCGGGAGGAGGGCTACAGCATCGAGCTGGCCACCGACGATCTCGACGTCACCGCCTTCCTCGACCTCGTCGGCCGCGCCGAACGAGCCGGCCGGGCCGGCGACGTCACGGCCGAGGAGAGCCTGCTCCGGCGGGCGCTGGCGTTGTGGCGCGGGCCCGCCCTGGTCGACGTCCCGTCGGACGCGCTGCACCGCGACCACGTGCCGGCGCTCGACGAGCGGCGGGCGCGGGCGCTGGAGCGCCGGTTCGACCTCGGGCTGCGGGCCGGGCTCCACGACGAGCTCGTCGTGGAGCTCAAGGACGCCACCGCCGCGCACCCGCTGCGCGAACGCCTGTGGGCCCAGCTCATGCTCGCCCTGCACCGGTCCGGCCGCCAGGCCGAGGCGCTCCAGAGCTACCGCGCCGTCAGCCGGCTGCTGCGCGAGGAGCTGGGCGTCGATCCGGGTGAGGAGCTGCTGCGGCTGTACCGCGAGATCCTCGCCGGCGCCCCCGGCCCGTCCCCCTCCCCGTCCCCGTCTCTCTCCCCGGAGGGCCCCACGTCCCCGAGCGCCGCCGCCACCCCGGCGGACCCCACGCGGCCGGACACCGCCGCCTCCCCTGCCGGCCCCGCCCGGCCGGACACCGCCGCTCCCCCCGGGCCCGGCCCGCGGCCGCGGCAGCTCCCCGCCGGCATCGCCCCCTTCACCGGGCGCCTCGCCCAGCTCGCGGCCCTGGACGAGCTGCTCTCCGAAGCCGGCGGCGGGGCCCCGCGGCCGGTCGTCATCGACGGCACAGGAGGGGTGGGCAAGACCGCGCTGGCCGTCCACTGGTCGCGCCTGGTCCAGGACCGCTTCCCCGACGGGCAGCTGTACCTCGACCTGCGCGGCTTCGGGCCCGGCGCCCCGCTCGATCCCGCCGCCGCCCTGGAGACGCTGCTGCGGGCGCTGGACGTGCCGGCCGAGCGGATCCCCGCCGAGCCGGACGCGCGCTCGGCGCTGTGGCGCAGCGAGCTGGCCGGCCGCCGCCTGCTGATCCTCCTGGACAACGCCCGTGACGAGGCGTCGGTGCGGCCGCTGCTGCCGGGCGGGCGGTCCCTGGTGCTCATCACGAGCCGCAACCAGCTGCGCGGCCTGGCCGCGCGCGAGGGAGCGCACCGCGTCACCGTCGGCGTCTTCTCCCCCGAGGAGACCCACGCGCTGCTGTCCTCCGTCCTCGACGCCGATCGGCTCCGGGCGGACCCCCGGGCGGAGGCGGAGCTGGGCGAGCTGTGCGCCCGCCTGCCGCTGGCGTTGCGGATCGCGGCGGCCAACCTCGGCGCCGACCCGCACCTGAGCCTCGCCGACTACGTGACCGAGCTGCGCGAGGGCAACCGGCTCTGCGCCCTGGAGGCGGGCGACGACCAGGCGGCCGCCATGCGGGCGACCTTCGAGCTGTCCTACACCGCGCTGCCGGAGCGGGGACGCCGGCTGTTCCGCCTGCTCGGACTGGTGCCCGGCGGGAGTTTCACGCCGGGCGCCACGGCCGCGCTGGCCGGCTGCCCGACGGCAGAGGCGAGGCAGGAGCTGACCAGGCTCGCCGCCTCCCACCTGATCCATGCCGACGGCCCCGGCCGCTACTGCTTCCACGACCTGCTGCGCCTGTACGCCGCCGACCGCGCGGCCGCCGATGAGGAACCCGTCGAGCTGCGGCGGGCGAGGCGGCGCCTGCAGGACTGGTACCTGCGCAGCGCCACCGCCGCCGCCCGGCTGCTGCACCCCCACTGGGTACGGCTGCCGCCCGCGCCGCCGGAGCCGGGCGTGACACCCGTGGCGTTCGGCGGCGAGGAGAGCGCGGCGGCCTGGCTGGACGCCGAGCACGCCAACCTGGTCGCGATGATCCGCGACGTGCGGGCCCACGGTCCCGGTGAGCCGGCGTGGCGGCTGACGGACGCGCTGCGCGGCCACTTCTGGATGAGCAGGCGCATGGACGACTGGCTCGGCTGCGCCGCGGTCGCCCTGTCCGCCGCGCGGGCCGAGGGCGACCCGGCCGCCCAGGCGGTGATCCAGCTCAGCCTGGCCAACGCCCACATGCACCAGGACCGGCTCGAACAGGCGACGGCGCTCTACACCCGCGCCCTGTCGCTCACGGAGGAGGCCAGGTGGCTCGACTGCCGGGCCTCCGCCCTCGGCGGGCTGGCCCTCGCCCGGCTGCGCCTCGGGTATCCGCGGCAGGCGGTCGAGCCGCTCGAGGAGGCCCTCGCCCTGTCCCGGCGCACCGGCAACGCTCGCGGGCAGGAGGCGTACCTCAACAACCTCGCGCACACCCACCGCCAGCTCGGCCGGCTGGAGCAGGCCCTCGACCACCTCAGGCCGATCCTGGACGCGGCCACGGACAATCCCGTCATCGCCTGCAACGTGGGAGAGGTCTGCCACAGCCTGGGGCGACTGGGTGAGGCGGCCGGCCACCTGACGCGCGGCGTCTCGCTCAGCCGCCAGAGCGGTGACCGCGCGATGGAGGCCGAGTGCCTGATCGTGCTGGCGGCCGTGCACCACGACCTCGGGCACGACGCCGAGGCGCTGCTGCTCGGCGGCGAGGCCCTGGCGATGAGCCGAGACCTGGGCGACCGCATCCTGCAGGCCGGCGCGCTGAACGTCCTCGGCGCGGTCCACCACGGCCACGGCCGGCACCGCGAGGCGCTGGAGGTCCACCAGCAGGCGCTCCAGGCGACCAAGCAGGGCGGCAACCGCTATCCCGAGGTCGTCAGCCTCATCGGCCTGGCCGGCGCCGCCAGGGCCCTCGGCCGCCTGGAGGACGCCGCGGCGCACGCCGAGCGGGCCCGCGCGACGGCCAGCGACCGCTCGTTCCGGATGCTCGAAGGGCTCGCCCTGACCGCCGTCGCGCAGACCTGGCTCGCGCGCGGCGCCGCCTCCGAGGCCGCCGCGCAGGCGAGGCTGGCCGTCGCGGCGCACCGCGAGAGCGGCCACCGGCTCGGCGAGGCGCGGGCGCTCCGCGTCCTGTGCGACGCGCTGTGCGAGGAGGAGGGCGTCGCCGCCGCGGTGCCGTACCGGCGCACGGCGCTGTTGCTGTTCTCCGAGATCGGCAGCCGCGAGGCCGGCTCGCCGACCCCCGCGACGGCCTCCGGCGGTCACCCGGCCGGGCAGGTGTGCGACCTGGAGTCGCTCTGCGGGGAGTGA
- a CDS encoding GlxA family transcriptional regulator: MVAYARPGVSSFGLSAVSNIFADRSSLGLPPIDFSVCADRTGALRTDLGLLMRVEHDAEAMAGADLVIVLPTDSRPLVPSARAVHAITGAYGRGALVTAYCSGTVLLAATGLLDGHRAATNRLLAGELAREHPSITVDTGALYVDQGRVVTGAGVTAGIDMCLYLLRREHGTAVANVVAREGMVAPRRDSGESHYVPATAETDVVPRAAADDARLGDTLAWARDRLRQPLTVKDLAERALMSPRTFARRFRELTGTTPHAWLSAQRLDRAEELLETTGLSVDEVAQQVGFRTGGVLRAHFARRHGLSPRAYRHAFDR, translated from the coding sequence GTGGTGGCCTACGCCCGGCCCGGGGTCAGCTCGTTCGGCCTGAGCGCGGTGAGCAACATCTTCGCCGACCGGTCCTCCCTCGGCCTGCCCCCGATCGACTTCTCCGTCTGCGCCGACCGGACCGGCGCCCTGCGCACCGATCTCGGCCTGCTCATGCGGGTCGAGCACGACGCCGAGGCGATGGCCGGCGCGGACCTGGTCATCGTGCTGCCCACCGACTCCCGCCCGCTCGTCCCGTCCGCCCGCGCCGTCCACGCGATCACCGGCGCCTACGGCCGCGGCGCCCTCGTCACCGCCTACTGCAGCGGGACGGTCCTGCTGGCCGCCACCGGCCTGCTCGACGGTCACCGGGCCGCCACCAACCGGCTGCTGGCCGGCGAGCTGGCCCGGGAGCATCCGTCGATCACCGTGGACACCGGGGCGCTCTACGTCGACCAGGGCCGCGTCGTCACCGGCGCCGGCGTGACCGCGGGCATCGACATGTGCCTGTACCTGCTGCGCCGCGAACACGGCACCGCCGTGGCCAACGTCGTGGCCCGGGAGGGCATGGTCGCGCCCCGGCGCGACAGCGGCGAGTCGCACTACGTCCCGGCCACGGCCGAGACCGATGTCGTGCCCCGCGCCGCGGCCGACGACGCCCGCCTGGGAGACACGCTCGCGTGGGCGCGTGACCGGCTCCGGCAGCCGCTGACCGTCAAGGACCTGGCCGAGCGGGCGCTGATGAGCCCGCGCACGTTCGCCCGCCGCTTCCGGGAGCTCACCGGCACCACCCCGCACGCCTGGCTGTCCGCCCAGCGGCTCGACCGGGCGGAGGAACTGCTGGAGACCACCGGGCTGTCCGTCGACGAGGTCGCCCAGCAGGTCGGCTTCCGCACCGGCGGAGTCCTGCGCGCGCATTTCGCCAGGCGCCACGGCCTCTCGCCGCGCGCCTACCGCCACGCCTTCGACCGCTGA
- a CDS encoding carbohydrate ABC transporter permease gives MSLLTRARDLPGAAEPGRSATRTPRMRPWTPYAFLAPYLTLFAVFMLLPIAFGGWTSLHEWDINLPAKPFVGLQNYADLFDPASVDGARFWTAMRATGIFTVASVPLLIVLPLLVALLMNGRFRGRNLYRAVYFAPYVLGVAVVGLVWRFLLDGNIGLVNHYLGLDVQWTTDVPAAWVALVGVTVWWTLGLNSVIFLAGLQDIPRELHEAAMVDGASAWHRFRAVTLPGLRPVTVFVVNATILASANMFGQSYLITGGAPADQTKTAIYLIAETGLRQFDMGTASAMSFVLAGCLMVVSALVFGAFRERSKP, from the coding sequence GTGAGCCTGCTGACCCGGGCGCGTGACCTGCCCGGCGCCGCGGAGCCCGGCAGGTCCGCCACGCGGACCCCGCGGATGCGGCCCTGGACGCCGTACGCCTTCCTGGCCCCCTACCTCACGCTGTTCGCCGTCTTCATGCTGCTGCCGATCGCGTTCGGCGGCTGGACGAGCCTGCACGAGTGGGACATCAACCTCCCGGCCAAGCCGTTCGTCGGCCTGCAGAACTACGCCGACCTGTTCGACCCGGCCAGTGTGGACGGGGCGCGCTTCTGGACGGCGATGCGGGCGACCGGGATCTTCACCGTGGCCTCGGTCCCGCTGCTGATCGTGCTGCCCCTGCTCGTGGCTCTGCTGATGAACGGCCGGTTCAGGGGGCGCAACCTCTACCGGGCCGTCTACTTCGCCCCCTACGTGCTGGGCGTCGCGGTGGTCGGGCTCGTCTGGCGGTTCCTGCTGGACGGCAACATCGGTCTGGTCAACCATTACCTGGGCCTGGACGTGCAGTGGACCACCGACGTGCCGGCCGCCTGGGTCGCCCTGGTCGGGGTGACGGTCTGGTGGACGCTGGGCCTGAACTCGGTCATCTTCCTCGCGGGCCTGCAGGACATCCCGCGCGAGCTGCACGAGGCGGCGATGGTCGACGGCGCCTCGGCCTGGCACCGGTTCCGCGCGGTGACGCTGCCCGGGCTGCGGCCGGTGACGGTCTTCGTGGTCAACGCCACGATCCTGGCCTCGGCCAACATGTTCGGCCAGTCCTACCTGATCACCGGAGGCGCTCCCGCCGACCAGACCAAGACGGCGATCTACCTCATCGCCGAGACGGGTCTGCGCCAGTTCGACATGGGCACCGCGTCGGCCATGAGCTTCGTCCTGGCCGGGTGCCTCATGGTCGTCAGCGCCCTCGTCTTCGGCGCCTTCAGGGAAAGGAGCAAGCCGTGA